In Eriocheir sinensis breed Jianghai 21 chromosome 12, ASM2467909v1, whole genome shotgun sequence, the following proteins share a genomic window:
- the LOC126997748 gene encoding neuropeptide-like protein 31 → MAKAVFLVLSVLVVLAAALPAPRPDPRPDPEPGYFGGIGGGFGGLGGLGYGGYGGLGYGGYGGHGYGSYGGYNHYGYGSYGGYGGHGGGYGGYGLHG, encoded by the exons ATGGCCAAGGCT GTGTTCCTCGTGCTCTccgtgctggtggtgctggccgCCGCCCTGCCCGCACCCAGGCCGGACCCGAGGCCGGATCCGGAACCCGGATATTTCGGTGGCATCGGCGGCGGGTTTGGAGGCCTCGGCGGCTTAGGCTACGGCGGATACGGTGGTCTCGGCTACGGAGGCTATGGTGGTCACGGCTACGGAAGTTATGGTGGTTATAATCACTATGGCTATGGCAGTTATGGTGGTTATGGCGGCCACGGCGGCGGCTATGGTGGATATGGTCTCCATG GCTAA